The genome window GCGCTTGATCCCGGGCTTTCCCGGGTGGGAATCCTGGACATCGCCGAAAATTTCGACCACGTGGTTTTCGACGAGTTTCACACCATATCGCCTCGGGGATTCGGGCTGGCCGCCGTGACCGCATTGTTGGCGGCGACCTGGGAATCCGGAGCCATGAAGGTGAGCTTCCTGTCAGCCACCCCTTTGGACATCGCGCCTGTCCTTATCAAGATGGGCGTGCCGAAGGATAAGATCGTCCTTGTCAAAGAGCCTATACAGGATGCAGGCAGGGCGGTGCACGGGGACGTCAGGCTGAGCCTTCGGCAGGCCCCGGACCTGACAAGCCTTGTGGAGGACAACCTGGACGCCCTGCGTCAAGAAGTTGCCTCAGGCGCCATGGCGGTGATGATCTTTGACGAGTTGCGCAGCCTCCATACGCAGCTGCCCCGCCTGGAATCCGTTTTAGCGAAGGCCGGAATTAACCCCGGAGAGGCCCTGGCCGTCAGCAGCATTCACGACTCCACACAAGGAGGCGCAAAAACCGGATTCTTCCGCCATGGACGCGCCGAGGATCCCCGCCGGTACAAGTTCCTGACCGCCACCTCCAGCGTGGAAATGGGCGTGACCTTCCGGGCCAACCTCCTGTTTATGGAGCCCGGATTCCAGGCCATGAACTTCCTGCAGAGGTACGGCAGGGCCGCCCGGGGCGACGTAAACGGCCGGGTTTTCGTCCGCCTGGACGAAAACGTCCAAAGAGGGCCTTGGATTCGAAAGCTGAAAAAATTCGTGGAAGCCAACCAAAACCAGGCCTCGGACATCGAATCCCTGACCCTCTCCCTGACCAAATCCCTTCAGAAACAGTTCAAGCCCCAGCCCGAAAAAATCCTGTTCGGCGCCCTGCCCAACCGGGCCGCCTACGCCGCCGGGCTGTTCTGGCGGGCCCTCATCGCCCATCCCAGCATGAAAGGGTTCCAGGCCGCCCATTTGCGGGACATGCAGCCGCCTCCCGCAAAAGCAGTGGGAGCGCTCATCGCCCAGGTCCGAAAACTGGAAAAACACCATACCATAGGCCGATACGCCAAGGACTGGCTGGACAGGTTTGAAAACGAAGCCCGTACTCTCCGGGATTTCGACGCAAAAATCCGTGTGTTCGAGCCGGATGGAAAAAATTACGACGTTTCCGAATACTGGCTGGAAAGAAACACGGAGATCCTGTTTCAATACCCGGTCCTGGAAGGAAAAAACCACGAGGTTGAAGTGCATATCTCCGGCGCCCTGGATTCCTATATGCTGGACAAAAAAAACCGCGTGCAAAAAACCGTAACGGCCCGGTTTCCCCACAAGCTGGAAACCGAACAGCTTCCGTTTAACGGCGAACTCGTCAAAAACTGGTGCGACAAACTCCGGGAGGATAAATGGTACGACCTGGCCCGGACGAGCGATCCCGAACTTTTGGAATGCCTGGATGCGGCCGTAAAACTGGTGCAGTTGACAGGCCTGGTGGTGAGCGATGCAGACGTGGGAATGGATTCATGCGCAGGCGTTTTATGAACGGGTGGAGCGCCTGAACCTCCACGGCCTCCACTTTCAGCACGCGGCCCTGTGCGAACGCCGGGCGTGGCTGTACATGCACAACGTCAACTTCGCCCATTGGCACGCCAGAGTGGCTTTAGGCGCCGTGCGCCACGCCAACGCGTTTAAAAGGGATCATTCCACAGCCGGGCTATTCGGCCTGGCGCCGGACATGGTGGATTGGGAAAACAACATCGTCCACGAAAACAAGGGCACGGGCGGCGCCGTAGAGGCCGCGGACAGCCAGACCGCCTTTTACGCCCTCATGCTGAGCATCGCCACGGGAAAGGCCTGGACCGCCAAGACCCACGTACTGTCCACCAAAAAGGTGCGGGACGTGGTCATGGACAGGGAAGCCTTGGACAGAATGAACCGCCTCTCCCTGCGCCTGGAAGCCCTGGCCGGCGAGGCGGAAGTCCCGCCGGCCCGTCCCATCCCATTGTGTCAAACCTGTTCGGCCGCCGTCTTTTGCGGCTACGATTAAAGGAGCGATTGTGGAAACATTGTTTATTTCCCGGGAAGCCAATCTTTCCCGAAGGGAAAACACCCTGATCGTCTCCATGGACGGCCAAAAACGGTTTTTTCCCATTGAAAAAATCCGCCACATCGTGATGCTGGGCCAGGGACGCTTCAACTCCGCCTTTCTCTGCCTATGCGGCGCCCACGGCGTGCGGGTGTCCGTGTTCGACTACTACGGCTACTACAAAGGCTCCTTCGAGCCCAAGCCTCAAAACCCCTCGGGCCGGGTCGTCAAAGAACAGGCCCGGTGCATCCTGGATGACCAAATCCGCCTGGAAACGGCCCGAGAAATCGTCCGGGGCGCCTGGCGCAATATGCGCGCCAACCTGGCCTATTATCAATACCGGGGCCAAAAACGCCTGGACCCGATCCTGGAGCAAATGGACAATATGGCGGAAAAAATCGAAACGGCGCCGAGCATCCCCAAACTCATGGGCGCCGAAGGCGTCCTCCACGCACGCTACTTTGCAGCCTGGCCCATTGTGGACCCTCGCCTGGACTTCGCCCCGCGCATTCGCAGGCCGCCCAACAATCCCATCAACTGCCTGATTTCATTTTTCAACCAATTGACCTACACGGCCGTGCGCCATGAAGTCTATAAAACCCACCTGGAGGAAACCCTCTCGTGGCTTCATTCCCCCGGAACCGGAAGATCCTCCCTGAGCCTGGACCTGGCCGAACCCTTCAAGCCCATCCTGGCCGACAACCTCATCTTCCGCCTGATCCGGAAAAACATCCTGGCGGATAACTGGTTCTCCCAAAAAGACAAGGTTTGCCTGCTGACCGAAACCGGACGGCGCCATGCGGCCGAGCATTTTTCGACCCGCCTGGAGGAACGATACAAAGGAAAATCCTACAGGGAATGGATCTACCGCGAAGCCGTGGCCCTGGAACGATCCGTCATGGGCCTGACCCCCTACGAAGCCTTTAAACGAAAGCCCTGAAAGGAGGCGCATCATGTTCGTGGTCATGACCTACGACGTGGAAGCCAAACGCACCCACAAATTCCGCAAACTCCTGCGGAAATACCTCTCCCACACCCAATACTCCGTGTTTACCGGCGACCTCCCCGAAGCCGCACTCCTGGAGCTTCGCAACAAAATCCACGAGATCATCCTGCCCGGAGACCGCGTGACCGAAATCACCGCGGAAAACCGCCATAACATCAATATTGTGCACCTGCTCGGTCAAAAACCGAAAAACGGTGCAATAAAAGGCAAAGTCCTGACCACCGAGGACTCCAGCCATAAATCCGACTACCAGGTGCTCTGATCCCCAACTTCAACCCCCGGTCCTGCAAAATCCCCCGGGGTGTGAAGTCGAATTTACTGATTTTCTCAAAAAAGATGTTTGGAAAAATGGACAAAACAAAGCATTTTTGCAATGATTAAAAGGGTTATCCATCCCTATAAGGGGTTATGAGTTCAGCGCCCTGTTGCGGGTAGCCCATGAGGTTCTGGTTATCCATCCCTATAAGGGGTTATGAGAACCCGATGAGCGAACTCGGGCTTGTTGAAGTAGACGTTATCCATCCCTATAAGGGGTTATGAGCCTGTCCAGGGCTGTTGTCCAGGGTAAAAATGCCCGTGTTATCCATCCCTATAAGGGGTTATGAGTTGTGAACAACTCGGAGCACGAGGTTTCCCTGTTTTGGGTTATCCATCCCTATAAGGGGTTATGAGTTTTGCTCTGGGGTAGACTGCTTCCAGATAGGCTTAGTTATCCATCCCTATAAGGGGTTATGAGATTTTCCCGGCGTCACGAAAATGATTTAGCGGATGGGTTATCCATCCCTATAAGGGGTTATGAGTTTTGCTCTGGGGTAGACTGCTTCCAGATAGGCTTAGTTATCCATCCCTATAAGGGGTTATGAGATTTTCCCGGCGTCACGAAAATGATTTAGCGGATGGGTTATCCATCCCTATAAGGGGTTATGAGTTGTCCTCCGGCAACCTGACCGTGGGCAAAGTGTACGGTTATCCATCCCTATAAGGGGTTATGAGCTGGGCCAGGACACGCAGGCGTATCTTAACAGTCAGGGTTATCCATCCCTATAAGGGGTTATGAGACGTCAGTGACCACGGTTATCATGCCGATGTAGTCAAGTTATCCATCCCTATAAGGGGTTATGAGACGTTTTCGGCGGTCATGTCCAAGGACCGGAACAGGTTATCCATCCCTATAAGGGGTTATGAGACTGCGGAGGACTGGCTATCGCCCGTGCTTTCCCAGGTTATCCATCCCTATAAGGGGTTATGAGAATGGATAATCCAGGCTATCAGGGCCGTTTTGCCGAGTTATCCATCCCTATAAGGGGTTATGAGCATATAACGCTTTGATCATCACCAAACCGAGCCACAGTTATCCATCCCTATAAGGGGTTATGAGGCCCGAAACACTGCTTAAAGCGCCCCGTGTTGCGGGGTTATCCATCCCTATAAGGGGTTATGAGTTCATCCAGGGGCTTTTAAACGATTCCGACGGCGATGTTATCCATCCCTATAAGGGGTTATGAGACGGNNNNNNNNNNNNNNNNNNNNNNNNNNNNNNNNNNNNNNNNNNNNNNNNNNNNNNNNNNNNNNNNNNNNNNNNNNNNNNNNNNNNNNNNNNNNNNNNNNNNNNNNNNNNNNNNNNNNNNNNNNNNNNNNNNNNNNNNNNNNNNNNNNNNNNNNNNNNNNNNNNNNNNNNNNNNNNNNNNNNNNNNNNNNNNNNNNNNNNNNNNNNNNNNNNNNNNNNNNNNNNNNNNNNNNNNNNNNNNNNNNNNNNNNNNNNNNNNNNNNNNNNNNNNNNNNNNNNNNNNNNNNNNNNNNNNNNNNNNNNNNNNNNNNNNNNNNNNNNNNNNNNNNNNNNNNNNNNNNNNNNNNNNNNNNNNNNNNNNNNNNNNNNNNNNNNNNNNNNNNNNNNNNNNNNNNNNNNNNNNNNNNNNNNNNNNNNNNNNNNNNNNNNNNNNNNNNNNNNNNNNNNNNNNNNNNNNNNNNNNNNNNNNNNNNNNNNNNNNNNNNNNNNNNNNNNNNNNNNNNNNNNNNNNNNNNNNNNNNNNNNNNNNNNNNNNNNNNNNNNNNNNNNNNNNNNNNNNNNNNNNNNNNNNNNNNNNNNNNNNNNNNNNNNNNNNNNNNNNNNNNNNNNNNNNNNNNNNNNNNNNNNNNNNNNNNNNNNNNNNNNNNNNNNNNNNNNNNNNNNNNNNNNNNNNNNNNNNNNNNNNNNNNNNNNNNGGCGTTCAAGGTTATCCATCCCTATAAGGGGTTATGAGCAGGCCCGAAAGCCCGTCCCGTGGGATGGGTAACACGTTATCCATCCCTATAAGGGGTTATGAGATATTCCTGCCCATGCCAGCCGGTGACAAGATCGGAGTTATCCATCCCTATAAGGGGTTATGAGAAGTTTAAAAGCAACCTTGGCTCCGTCAAGGAAACAGTTATCCATCCCTATAAGGGGTTATGAGACAAGCAATGTCAAATGGTCTGACTTATCAAGTGTGGTTATCCATCCCTATAAGGGGTTATGAGATGGGCAAACACTCCAAGGCCGCGTTTATGGCCTATGTTATCCATCCCTATAAGGGGTTATGAGCGTTGTAATACTTCGCAACCAGATCCCCGGAGCCAAGTTATCCATCCCTATAAGGGGTTATGAGCTGGCTCCATGACCCAGGCCGTCGCCCAGGATCTTGGGTTATCCATCCCTATAAGGGGTTATGAGAGACGATATTTATCAGTATGCTGAGTCTTTCCAGGGGTTATCCATCCCTATAAGGGGTTATGAGGGTCAACCACATGGGCGCAAAGATAAGCGCCGGTCTGGTTATCCATCCCTATAAGGGGTTATGAGAGACACGGACATGGGGAAGCTCGGGAAGGATTTCATGTTATCCATCCCTATAAGGGGTTATGAGACTTTGGCGAGCAAATCCAGTGCCCAGGCTCGGCAGGTTATCCATCCCTATAAGGGGTTATGAGTGGAAGAAGCCAAAAAGCTGGCCGACAAAATCGACCGTTATCCATCCCTATAAGGGGTTATGAGTTCCGTCCTATCCCCTGCTATACGGCCATAAACGGTGTTATCCATCCCTATAAGGGGTTATGATTTGAACAGTCCCAGTCCAGAGAGAGGTTGATCGAGATCTTCAGAAGCGCCGGCCGGGGAGGGACAACCTACAAAGGCACAACGCATCAGCAGGCGGTTTCTTTTCAGTCCAGGCACATGGTGCTTCTGGCGAGCATCGAAAAAAGCCTGCCCAGAGCTGCGGACAATTCCCGCTTTCTCTCCATTTGCACAAAAAAGGACCCGACCAGAAAACCGAAGATTCCGGATTGGCGCGAATTGGAAGAAATAAGAACGGACATGGTTGCCTACGCGTTATGCAGGTTAACTTGGGCTCAAGTCGACCTCAATAGGGGCACAGCCAAATTGGATCCCGGTACGACCAAGAACAACGAAGGCCGTCTGGTTTTTTTGGATGAGGAGTTGCAAGGCATGTTGAAGGGTCTCCATAAAAAGCGCAAAAGCCTACTACCCTGGGTATTTCTTAACGAACGGGGAACGGGCCGAGTGGATCAGTTTTCCAAGTCATGGGCAAACGCTTGCACTAAAGCAAAATTAGGCCATCGATTGTTTCATGATTTGAGAAGGACTGCTGTGCGCAACATGGTTCGATCAGGTGTGCCGGAAGCGGTCGTCATGAAGATCTCAGGGCACAAAACGAGATCGGTATTTGACAGGTATAATATCGTGAGCGAGGAGGACCTGAAAGCTGCTGCATTCAAGCAGGAAGGGCATCTTCAGAGGGTCGCAGGCACAGTTTAGGCACAATTTAGGCGCAATCGGCCATTTTGAGCATAAAAAAAGGTTAGCCCAAAACGAGCTAACCCTTTGATTTTCTTATGGAGGCGGCATCCGGATTTGAACCGGAGAATAACGGATTTGCAGTCCGCTGCCTTACCACTTGGCTATGCCGCCCAAAAAAAATGGAGCGGGAAACGGGATTTGAACCCGCGACTTCGACCTTGGCAAGGTCGCACTCTACCACTGAGTTATTCCCGCTCAGCGACCCCTACTTACCCAGAACAGGCAGGGTTTGTCAACCAAAAAAACGCTAACAAAAGCCTAAAATTCAACTTCTGATGACCTTTGAGTAATTCCTGAAATACTCGGCCCCGGACCAGATAGTAAAGACCAAAGCAATCCATAAAACCCAGTATCCCACCTGCCCGAAATCCAGGAAAAAACTCTCCGTAAAATAATACTTGTGATGAAGCAGCAAGGGGATGATCGCCCCGATCTGAAAGCCCATTTTATACTTGCCCAGTTTTTCCGCGGCAATGACCTTGCCCTGCTCCGCGGCGATGCCCCTGAGTCCGGTTACGGCCAGTTCGCGGCCCACGATGACGCAGGCTATCCAGCCCGGAATCCACTGGTGCCACGTGAGCATGGTCAGGGTGGACATGACCAGGAGCTTGTCGGCCAGGGGATCCATGAACTTGCCGAAGTTGGAGACAAGTCCCAGGGATCGGGCGTAATAGCCGTCCAGCCCGTCGCTGATGGCCGCCAACGAAAACAAAACGGCGGCGATAAAGCAAAACAGTTTGCCGGGCTCCTGAGGCAGCAACAGTATAACGATGCCGGGGATAGTCACCACCCTGAATAACGTCAGGGTGTTTGGATGCAGCACAATGTCCTTGAAAGAGCGACCTGAAGCCATGATATTCCTATTACGGACCGGTTTGGGCTTACTTTTTGGACTTTTCGTAGTCCGCCAGAAAGGCTGCCAAGCCCTTGTCCGTCAGGGGATGGCCCATCATTTTCTTGATAACGCCAAAGGGAATGGTGGCCACGTCCGCGCCCATCATGGCTGCTTCCAGCACGTGAAGCGGATTGCGTACGCTGGCGACCAGCACTTCGGTGTCAAAGGCGTAGTTGTTATAAATGGTCACCATCTGCTCA of Desulfatibacillum aliphaticivorans DSM 15576 contains these proteins:
- a CDS encoding DEAD/DEAH box helicase; its protein translation is MDLVIARHCVGKDPETGLSPMQEELLNNPAPVRIASAPTGAGKSYAFKQAMARGERVLFIVPTRRLAQNLYGGIKSDLINQDGWSEEQAKAKLAVWSGDETKKLKAEGVGHVPARRLKEIMGLDLTRPGGEMIIAIPETLSWLLLRPALDPGLSRVGILDIAENFDHVVFDEFHTISPRGFGLAAVTALLAATWESGAMKVSFLSATPLDIAPVLIKMGVPKDKIVLVKEPIQDAGRAVHGDVRLSLRQAPDLTSLVEDNLDALRQEVASGAMAVMIFDELRSLHTQLPRLESVLAKAGINPGEALAVSSIHDSTQGGAKTGFFRHGRAEDPRRYKFLTATSSVEMGVTFRANLLFMEPGFQAMNFLQRYGRAARGDVNGRVFVRLDENVQRGPWIRKLKKFVEANQNQASDIESLTLSLTKSLQKQFKPQPEKILFGALPNRAAYAAGLFWRALIAHPSMKGFQAAHLRDMQPPPAKAVGALIAQVRKLEKHHTIGRYAKDWLDRFENEARTLRDFDAKIRVFEPDGKNYDVSEYWLERNTEILFQYPVLEGKNHEVEVHISGALDSYMLDKKNRVQKTVTARFPHKLETEQLPFNGELVKNWCDKLREDKWYDLARTSDPELLECLDAAVKLVQLTGLVVSDADVGMDSCAGVL
- a CDS encoding CRISPR-associated protein Cas4 → MQTWEWIHAQAFYERVERLNLHGLHFQHAALCERRAWLYMHNVNFAHWHARVALGAVRHANAFKRDHSTAGLFGLAPDMVDWENNIVHENKGTGGAVEAADSQTAFYALMLSIATGKAWTAKTHVLSTKKVRDVVMDREALDRMNRLSLRLEALAGEAEVPPARPIPLCQTCSAAVFCGYD
- the cas1 gene encoding CRISPR-associated endonuclease Cas1 — translated: METLFISREANLSRRENTLIVSMDGQKRFFPIEKIRHIVMLGQGRFNSAFLCLCGAHGVRVSVFDYYGYYKGSFEPKPQNPSGRVVKEQARCILDDQIRLETAREIVRGAWRNMRANLAYYQYRGQKRLDPILEQMDNMAEKIETAPSIPKLMGAEGVLHARYFAAWPIVDPRLDFAPRIRRPPNNPINCLISFFNQLTYTAVRHEVYKTHLEETLSWLHSPGTGRSSLSLDLAEPFKPILADNLIFRLIRKNILADNWFSQKDKVCLLTETGRRHAAEHFSTRLEERYKGKSYREWIYREAVALERSVMGLTPYEAFKRKP
- the cas2 gene encoding CRISPR-associated endonuclease Cas2 — protein: MFVVMTYDVEAKRTHKFRKLLRKYLSHTQYSVFTGDLPEAALLELRNKIHEIILPGDRVTEITAENRHNINIVHLLGQKPKNGAIKGKVLTTEDSSHKSDYQVL
- a CDS encoding site-specific integrase, producing MIEIFRSAGRGGTTYKGTTHQQAVSFQSRHMVLLASIEKSLPRAADNSRFLSICTKKDPTRKPKIPDWRELEEIRTDMVAYALCRLTWAQVDLNRGTAKLDPGTTKNNEGRLVFLDEELQGMLKGLHKKRKSLLPWVFLNERGTGRVDQFSKSWANACTKAKLGHRLFHDLRRTAVRNMVRSGVPEAVVMKISGHKTRSVFDRYNIVSEEDLKAAAFKQEGHLQRVAGTV
- the pgsA gene encoding CDP-diacylglycerol--glycerol-3-phosphate 3-phosphatidyltransferase, translated to MASGRSFKDIVLHPNTLTLFRVVTIPGIVILLLPQEPGKLFCFIAAVLFSLAAISDGLDGYYARSLGLVSNFGKFMDPLADKLLVMSTLTMLTWHQWIPGWIACVIVGRELAVTGLRGIAAEQGKVIAAEKLGKYKMGFQIGAIIPLLLHHKYYFTESFFLDFGQVGYWVLWIALVFTIWSGAEYFRNYSKVIRS